TTTGAACCGCAATGCGGCAATGCCTTTCGAAATAGAGGTGCGCGAAAGCCCTTCGGGACTATCCCTGTTTATCGAGTATGCGGAAAATCTATACACTCCAAAACAGGCGTTACATTATGCAGAACTGTTAAAAAAGAATTTGACCCTTTTGATGAGTACCTAATCAAATTACCATTTTTTAACCTATTATTATATTTAAATGAATGAGCAAGACTTTTCTGTCTAAAAAATTTCTTTCGCTACTGGTTTCGGGAACAGTCTACATGATTGTCGTTCCAATCTTGTTGCTGTCGGATTCCGTGATTGCAGGCCTTGTATTAGGAGAAACGAGTGTCGCCGGCATCAGCCTTGTAACCCCCGCATATTCCCTAGCCGCCTTTTTTGGCGGAATCCTTTCGATTGGCGTTCCCATCTTGTACAACCGCGCCATGGGAGAATTCGATCAAGCGAAAGCAACCCAGTATTTCAGGGTCGGATTGACCGCTGCTGTTAGCATAGGCGTACTCTTGTTCTTAGCCTTTACGCTGTTGGGCGATACCTATCTCCATTTTTTCGAAGCGACCCCCGCTGTTTTTGAACAGGCCAAGCAGTATTTCTTTTGGTACAAGCTAACCATTCTGATTTTGCCTTTATTCCTACTGATGTGCGAAGCCGTATTTTCAGATGGAGACGACACGATTAGCACAATCGCAGGCATCGTACAGCTAGTTGTCAACATAGCCCTCTCCATCGTCCTAGCAAAATCCATGGGCATCGAAGGAATCGCCCTGGGTTCGTTTATCGGTACCGCACTTGCACTTTTAGTGACTAGTCTCCACTTATTCAAGAAAGGAAACTCGCTAAAAATCGGATTCCATTTTTCAATTGCAAAAATTTTTCACATAGCGAAATACAGTACGATCGATGCGAGTACCTATCTATTTTTCGCCTGCTTTGCAGTGATTGTCGAAAAATACATCACATTCGCATTCGGTTCTGAAATGCTGATTATTGCCTCCGTTATTTTCTTTGCAAAAGAGTTTCAGATTATTTTTGACGGCATCGGAGAGGCCATTACACCCCTCATCAACATCTATCTAGGCGAAGAATCCTACCGCGGCATTAAAAATTGCTACAAGCTTGCGCAGAAAGCGGCTGTTGTCGAAGGGGTTTTAATGACCGTCATCATAGCGGCAGCGGCTCCACTCATCGTAAAAATTTATGGCATTGAGAATCCAGAAATCGCCGAGGAGGCCATCAACGGGGCACGCATTATTGCACTTGGGCTCACCGGAACCAGTCTTCTCTACTTGCTCTCTTCGTATTATCTGCTCATCGACAAGATTTTTCTTGGGGCACTTCTCTGCGGATTACGCGACGTGATTGTCGCCGCCCCCCTCCTATTCATTCTCGGCGAAAAATTTGGAATTTACGGTTTCTTTATCGGGATAGCCCTTTCGAGTATTTTCGCCTACATCGTCTCGACACTATTTATCCGCACCAAATACGGCAAAGAAAACTACCCGTTGCTACTTGCAGATAAAGAAAAACGACTGAACTACCGCTTCTACGAACTCAAGCTGGAGCCGGAATTGATTATTGATGTTCAAAAGCAGATAGAGCGATACCTTCAGGAAAATGGCATCAACAAAAAAATCATAGCCAAAGTCAAATTGCTCATTGAAGAACTTTTTATGCTTGTTTTTGAGAAAAACGGGAACACGGCAACCTATGCGGAATGTTCCGTCTTTATTCGAGAAGATGGAATCCAGATTATCACTAAAGACGATGGAGTTTTATTCGACTTATCAAGCGACGATGTAATCGCAGGTTCCATTACCGAGTTCATGGTTTCGGGTTACATGGAAAAAATGAAAAATAACAAAATGTACCTAACAACCATGAGTTACAACCGTAACACATTCAAGGTAAAATTCGAGGCATAAATATGACCTATGAAGAAATTGCAGATACCCTGTTTGTAGAAATATCCGTTTTCACGACCTTGCTAACCGCATTCATGTTGTACAACAACATCGTATTGTACAAGATGAGTTTCAAGGACAAACTTTCCATTATGCTTATATCGGCAACGGTCTTATCCGCCTTTGACGGAATATGGCATTTTGTAGATGGGAATCTTACATACAAAATTCTTAATTATGCCTGTGCCTATATTTTTGCAATTGCAATGATGCTTGGAACATCGATGTTTACGCGATTCTCGTTGAATCAATTTGGACTCAAGATGAGTTCAAAAAAATTGCACTACGCGCTATTTATCGCACCCACCGTTCTTACCGTTATTTTATGCCTAACGACACCTTGGACCGGTCTAGTATACTCCATCGACGAACATGGGGAAATACAATATGGCATCATCTTTGATTATTGCTTGGTACCGATTGCGTTCATGTACGCAGGTTCACCATTGTTGCAGTCCTTCTATTACTTAATCCGACGGCGAAAATCAAATGCAGAAAAGAAATTCTATGGTCAATGTATTTTGATAACCTCCTTTTTGATTGCAGGAATTGAGTTTATTCAGCTATTCATCTTGGAACTTGATGAAAATTATCTAGAAACCAGTCTTTCATCCGCCATCGCGCTCACCTTCTTTACAACAAACGTGAACACGAATAGATTCGTCAAGAATCGCGAGAAAATAGTGGCCGTCGAAACCGACCTGAACCTCGCCGCAAACATTCAAACAGGTTCTCTTCCTTCCGCAGAGGGCGCTCTTGTCAACCACCCCGACGTAAACATCTACGCAACCATGGATACTGCCAAGGAGGTCGGCGGAGATTTTTACGATTTCTTTGAAATCGACGGCACGCATATTGCATTTGTCATCGCCGATATTTCGGGCAAAGGTGTTCCCGCGGCCCTCTTCTCGATGACCGTAAAGACGATGATCAAAGACCATGCTTCGATGAAACTGTCCACGGCTCAGATCTCTACCGATGTCAACCGAATCCTGTGTGAAAACAACCCCGAAGAAATGTTTGCCACAGCATGGATTGGCATTCTAGACACCACGACACGCATCATGAAATTCACAAATGCAGGCCACAACGCCCCCTGTTTTGCAAGAAAGGGCGAAAATTTTGAATTTTTGAAGAACAAGCATGGGTTATTCCTTGCAGGCATGGACGATACACAGTACAAGGAATCCGAGATTCAATTACAGGATGGCGACAGCCTTTTAATCTATACCGACGGATTAACCGAAGCGCACAATGGCTCAGGGGAACTTTATGGCGAAGAGAGACTGCTGAAAAAACTCAATTCGGCCGATGTCCGTGGCGGCAAAGCATTCTTGACTCAGATCAAGGAAGACCTGCAAGCTTTTGTGGGAAATGCCGAACAATTCGACGACATTACCATGTTGTCCATTTCTCTCAGGTAGACAAAGCCGCAAACTTACCCGAATTTTCCGGAGCGCTGCATGCTCTGGATTTCTTCGATGCCAAGCAGCATGGCGCGGGGTTTCGAGTTACCCTTGGCAGGGCCACACACGCCGAGGCTGTAAAGTTGGTCCACAATTTTACCGGCTCGGCTGAATCCCACGCTAAAGTGGCGCTGCACCGCCGAGGTCGAAAGCCCGCGGCATTCCACCGCCCAGACGGCCACATCGTAGAGCAGTTTGTCAAGCTTGCCCAAGTCCTTGCCTCCGCCCTCGCCGTCTTCGTCGCCTTCGCCGTCGCTAACGTCGAACGATTCCACCTGCGGATAGAATACGTTCTGGTCGGAGCAGGCATCGGCAAGCTTTTCCGCTTCTTCGTCGCTCAAGAAGGCGCCATGGACGCGCACCGGTTCAGGGTCGTTCACGGCCTTATAAAGCATGTCGCCGCGGCCCAGGAGCTTTTCGGCGCCGGCATGGTCCATGACCGTGCGGGCGTCAATCTGCGATGCCACCTTGAAGCTGATACGCGTCGGCAAGTTCGCCTTGATGATACCTGTAATCACCTTCACAGAGGGGCGCTGCGTTGCAAGCACAAGGTGAATGCCCACGGCACGAGCCTTTGCAGCAAGGCGCGCCACGTTCTTTTCAATTTCCTTTCCGGCCACCATCATGAGGTCAGCCATTTCATCGATAATCACCACGATGAATGCCATGCGATGGCTGCGGTCTTCTTCGGGCACTTCATCGGGCAACTCGCCCGCTTCGAACTTGGCGTTAAAGCCACCAATATTACGCACCTTCGCCGCCGCCAAGACTTCAGTACGGCGGTCCATTTCGTAACACAGCCACTGTAACGCCTGAATAGCAATTTCGGGCTTGGTAATCACCGGGGCCAGCAGATGCGGGATGTTTTCGTACATCTTGAGTTCCACCGCCTTCGGGTCCACCAGAATCATGCGGAGTTCGTCAGGAGTCTTACTAAAGAGCATAGACGCCATGAGGGCGTTAATGCAGACAGACTTACCGGAACCCGTCTGACCGGCAATCAGCAAGTGCGGAGCCTTGGCCAAGTCCATGGTGAATGCTTCGCCGGTAATGTCTTTACCGAGAGCCACCAGAATCTTTTCGGGCGACGGCTTGAACTTTTCGCTCTGGAATACATCGAGGCTGTACACCGTCTGGAATTTGCGGTTCGGAATTTCGATACCGACTGCAGCCTTGCCCGGAATCGGGGCCAGAATGCGCACCGACGAAACACGAAGCGGAAGCGCCAAGTCTTCTTGCAGAGCAGAGAATCGGCTCACCTTCATGCCCGGGCCCGGTTCCACTTCAAAACGGGTAATCATGGGGCCCGTTTCGCAACCGATTACGCGGCCCTTCACCTTGAAGTTTTCAAGCTTTTCTTCGAGCATCTTGCCGATGGCGTTCAATTCTTCTTCGCTGTAGTCGGCCGTCTGCGGTTCATGTTCTTCCAGGATATCGCTAATAGCAGGCACCTTGTATTCATCGTAAACCGTCGTCGGGTCGCGCTGCGGAATCGGGGCAGCCTTCATACCCGCAGTCGATGTACCGTTCGGCACCGTTCCAATCGAGGCACCCAGCGTTTCATCCGGCATTTCAGGAACTTCGCCCACATCGTCGGCGCCGTAAACTTCGGGCACAAACGTTTCATCGTCTGCCGCACCATCACCGCCGAGCAAGTCTTCGGCATTGATATTTCCACGAGTCGGCTCGCCCGCCATCATCGTGCGTTCGTCTGCAGGAACCTGCGTCATGCCTCTTTGCGTTACACCCTTTGCGGCAGGCATCGTTCCCGTCGGCATAGCACTTTCTACCGTACGCGTCGCCATAGAGCCCGTTACCGGAGAACCTTCGCGGCGCACGTCGCCCTTGACCTGCATACGGCCGCGGTGATCCTTTTCCCAAGCGATCAAGTCGCGGGCACGCTTGAGGGCAGCAATCTTGTCCTTGACTTCCACAATTTCAAGGGCGTTCATCTTGCCGCCATTCTGGCGCAAGTAATCTTCGAGTCTGCGAATTTCAGGATCTTCGTCCAGATTGTATCCGCCGACCACATTATTCGTAGAATCAGCCTGCAGTTCAGCCTCTTTCGCACGGCGAGGCGTCAGCGTCTGCAAAACTTCATCCGGAAGGTTCGGCACTTCGTCCGTCGTTCCGTTCAAGCTGAATTCATCATCCATCCAGCTATTGCGACCATTGAACGGCGTCACCTTATTCTTTCGACGAATCTTGAAGCCATCCGGTTGAATATTCACGGTGTTGTCATCCATGTACACACCGCGCGGAAGCGCACCCTGCAGGTCCATATTCGTCTGCACTTGGGGCATACGGCGGGTATCTACCGGTTCATAGACATCCCCTTCAATCGGTTCCTTTTTCTTGAACACCGACTTAAGCCAGGCAGTCGTCTGCACCACAAACTTGAAATGTCTCGGACGAAGGCCAAACGCAATCACCAAAATCAAGGCTATTCCCAAAAGCGAAATGCTCAGCGGCATCAACAAAGAGGCCTTACCAAAAATGGGGACCGCCACAAACTGGTTAAAGAACTGTCCGAACGCACCGCCGCCCTGAATCAGCAAGTCTTTCGCAACCTTTGTTTCGCCATAGTTTCTAAGCGAGCAAAGAAACGAAATGATAATCGACAAAAGGGTAAGCCCCACCGCATAGCGAATAAAACGGGTACGTCTCGAAACGGATACCAGGGCAGCACCCCACAAAACCAGAGCCGACGACACAAACAGCGATGCGACCCTGCCAAACACAAATGCCAAAGCATCGGGGAACATCTTGCCCAGATACGGGCCCAGAACGTTTTCACGCACGCCACTATAGGCAGAACAAATACAGCCAATCATCAATATAGAGCCGAACCCGACCAAGGCCCAGCCACCGAGAATGGCACCAAAACCCTGCTCTGAGGTTTGGAAATCATCATTTTTAGAAGATTTCGTCGATTTTCCAGCTTTTTTCGATGTTGTTTTCTTTTGAGTAGCCAAAATGCCTCCGCAAGTACCTCCTAAATATAGCATTATATTATCTTTTTCTTATGCAAATAAAGTTTTCGAAAAAGATTAAGAAAGTTTTATCAGGCTTCTCTATTTCGGCCCTTATTGTTCTATTAATTCTTGTTTTCGGAAGCACGCAAACCACCACCTTGCCCGAAGCCATTCAAGACTCGACACTTGGAAAATCCCAGCGTAACAGTGCCGAAACTTTGGAAAACATTTTTTACGATTTATTCTTCAAGTTCTCCACTCATTCCGAAAGAGCCGAAGACGAAGAAGACACTCACCAGCGTGTATCCATTAGCGACAGCCTTGACCAGAACATTTACATTGTCGATATTGACGAAGCCTCCCTGACTAAACTGGGTAACTACAATGAATGGGACCGTTCCATTCACGCCAAAGTCATCGAGAACTTGAGCGAAGGCGGTGCTGCAGCAATCAGCTTTGATATTCTGTTCAAGAGTGCCGACTTCGGTAAGCAAAAAACGAACCAAGCCGTAAGCGTACTTAAGAAAATCGCCCCCGAAGCAAAAGTCGATTCCCTATACCCTTCGCTCCTTGCCAACTACAACTTTGACTCCATGCTAGTGAACGCCGTCAAAGAAAGCGGCAACACCATTGTCTGCTACATGTTCGACGAACGCAAATCGTACAAACACGCCTCTCAATGGATTCCGCTGAGCATGCAAGAACGCGCCGACGCCATCGGATACAGTTCTACCCTGGACACTACCCAGATTGACAAAATCGACTACGTGGAGCCCAAGGACTTGCTCGACAACATCTTCCCCGAACTTGCTCAAGCAGGAGCCAAATTGGGTTCAGTAAACGCCTACCCCGATGACGATGGCGTGGTCCGCAAAGTTTCGATGCTTTACCGATTCCCCAACCCGAACCTAGACGTTATTCCCTTCC
This portion of the uncultured Fibrobacter sp. genome encodes:
- a CDS encoding PP2C family protein-serine/threonine phosphatase encodes the protein MTYEEIADTLFVEISVFTTLLTAFMLYNNIVLYKMSFKDKLSIMLISATVLSAFDGIWHFVDGNLTYKILNYACAYIFAIAMMLGTSMFTRFSLNQFGLKMSSKKLHYALFIAPTVLTVILCLTTPWTGLVYSIDEHGEIQYGIIFDYCLVPIAFMYAGSPLLQSFYYLIRRRKSNAEKKFYGQCILITSFLIAGIEFIQLFILELDENYLETSLSSAIALTFFTTNVNTNRFVKNREKIVAVETDLNLAANIQTGSLPSAEGALVNHPDVNIYATMDTAKEVGGDFYDFFEIDGTHIAFVIADISGKGVPAALFSMTVKTMIKDHASMKLSTAQISTDVNRILCENNPEEMFATAWIGILDTTTRIMKFTNAGHNAPCFARKGENFEFLKNKHGLFLAGMDDTQYKESEIQLQDGDSLLIYTDGLTEAHNGSGELYGEERLLKKLNSADVRGGKAFLTQIKEDLQAFVGNAEQFDDITMLSISLR
- a CDS encoding MATE family efflux transporter, yielding MSKTFLSKKFLSLLVSGTVYMIVVPILLLSDSVIAGLVLGETSVAGISLVTPAYSLAAFFGGILSIGVPILYNRAMGEFDQAKATQYFRVGLTAAVSIGVLLFLAFTLLGDTYLHFFEATPAVFEQAKQYFFWYKLTILILPLFLLMCEAVFSDGDDTISTIAGIVQLVVNIALSIVLAKSMGIEGIALGSFIGTALALLVTSLHLFKKGNSLKIGFHFSIAKIFHIAKYSTIDASTYLFFACFAVIVEKYITFAFGSEMLIIASVIFFAKEFQIIFDGIGEAITPLINIYLGEESYRGIKNCYKLAQKAAVVEGVLMTVIIAAAAPLIVKIYGIENPEIAEEAINGARIIALGLTGTSLLYLLSSYYLLIDKIFLGALLCGLRDVIVAAPLLFILGEKFGIYGFFIGIALSSIFAYIVSTLFIRTKYGKENYPLLLADKEKRLNYRFYELKLEPELIIDVQKQIERYLQENGINKKIIAKVKLLIEELFMLVFEKNGNTATYAECSVFIREDGIQIITKDDGVLFDLSSDDVIAGSITEFMVSGYMEKMKNNKMYLTTMSYNRNTFKVKFEA
- a CDS encoding DNA translocase FtsK, which translates into the protein MATQKKTTSKKAGKSTKSSKNDDFQTSEQGFGAILGGWALVGFGSILMIGCICSAYSGVRENVLGPYLGKMFPDALAFVFGRVASLFVSSALVLWGAALVSVSRRTRFIRYAVGLTLLSIIISFLCSLRNYGETKVAKDLLIQGGGAFGQFFNQFVAVPIFGKASLLMPLSISLLGIALILVIAFGLRPRHFKFVVQTTAWLKSVFKKKEPIEGDVYEPVDTRRMPQVQTNMDLQGALPRGVYMDDNTVNIQPDGFKIRRKNKVTPFNGRNSWMDDEFSLNGTTDEVPNLPDEVLQTLTPRRAKEAELQADSTNNVVGGYNLDEDPEIRRLEDYLRQNGGKMNALEIVEVKDKIAALKRARDLIAWEKDHRGRMQVKGDVRREGSPVTGSMATRTVESAMPTGTMPAAKGVTQRGMTQVPADERTMMAGEPTRGNINAEDLLGGDGAADDETFVPEVYGADDVGEVPEMPDETLGASIGTVPNGTSTAGMKAAPIPQRDPTTVYDEYKVPAISDILEEHEPQTADYSEEELNAIGKMLEEKLENFKVKGRVIGCETGPMITRFEVEPGPGMKVSRFSALQEDLALPLRVSSVRILAPIPGKAAVGIEIPNRKFQTVYSLDVFQSEKFKPSPEKILVALGKDITGEAFTMDLAKAPHLLIAGQTGSGKSVCINALMASMLFSKTPDELRMILVDPKAVELKMYENIPHLLAPVITKPEIAIQALQWLCYEMDRRTEVLAAAKVRNIGGFNAKFEAGELPDEVPEEDRSHRMAFIVVIIDEMADLMMVAGKEIEKNVARLAAKARAVGIHLVLATQRPSVKVITGIIKANLPTRISFKVASQIDARTVMDHAGAEKLLGRGDMLYKAVNDPEPVRVHGAFLSDEEAEKLADACSDQNVFYPQVESFDVSDGEGDEDGEGGGKDLGKLDKLLYDVAVWAVECRGLSTSAVQRHFSVGFSRAGKIVDQLYSLGVCGPAKGNSKPRAMLLGIEEIQSMQRSGKFG